A genomic segment from Halomonas sp. GD1P12 encodes:
- a CDS encoding CaiB/BaiF CoA transferase family protein, with protein MTTTTRELPLKGIKVLELGQLIAGPFATKLLGEFGADIIKIEPPGTGDPLRKWRMMEEGTSLWWHVQTRNKRSVALDLRSEEGQALVRKLAQEADVVVENFRPGTLDGWNLGWETLSTLNPGLIMVHISGYGQTGPYRDKPGFGVIGEAMGGLRYLTGQPGEPSVRVGVSIGDSLSALYAVIGTLLALQERQKSGLGQEIDVALYESVFAMMESLLPEFDASGQVREPSGSALPGITPSNAYRCEGGEYVLIAGNGDSIFKRLMGVIGRPDLAEDPALAHNDGRSREAAMIDAAIEAWTEQRPRDAILQALDDARVPAGYPYTAQDIAFDPHYIAREMIQTYTRESGEPLKVPGVLPKLSATPGRLGNGGPKLGQHTEEVLDELGIDQATRAKLRGAGII; from the coding sequence GTGACTACAACGACTCGTGAACTACCGCTAAAAGGCATCAAGGTGTTGGAACTTGGTCAGCTGATCGCGGGGCCTTTCGCCACCAAGTTACTGGGCGAATTCGGCGCCGATATCATCAAGATCGAGCCGCCCGGGACAGGCGACCCGCTTCGCAAATGGCGAATGATGGAAGAAGGCACCTCGCTCTGGTGGCACGTACAGACGCGCAACAAGCGCTCAGTGGCGCTGGACCTTAGAAGCGAAGAGGGGCAGGCACTCGTTCGAAAGCTCGCCCAGGAGGCGGACGTGGTGGTCGAGAACTTCCGCCCGGGCACGCTGGATGGCTGGAATCTGGGCTGGGAGACGCTATCAACGCTTAACCCGGGCCTGATCATGGTGCATATCTCCGGCTACGGCCAGACCGGCCCCTACCGCGACAAGCCGGGCTTCGGCGTGATCGGCGAGGCGATGGGCGGGCTTCGCTACCTGACCGGCCAGCCTGGTGAGCCATCGGTGCGCGTGGGTGTGAGCATCGGCGATTCGCTCTCGGCGCTTTATGCGGTAATCGGCACGCTGCTCGCGCTGCAGGAGCGCCAGAAGAGCGGCCTGGGCCAGGAGATCGACGTGGCGCTTTATGAGTCGGTCTTTGCGATGATGGAGAGCCTGCTGCCGGAATTCGACGCCAGTGGCCAGGTCCGCGAGCCAAGCGGCAGCGCCCTGCCCGGCATCACGCCCTCGAATGCCTACCGCTGCGAAGGCGGCGAGTACGTGCTGATTGCCGGCAACGGCGACAGCATCTTCAAACGCCTGATGGGCGTGATCGGCCGCCCTGATCTGGCCGAGGACCCGGCGCTTGCCCATAACGACGGGCGCAGCCGGGAAGCCGCCATGATCGATGCCGCCATTGAGGCCTGGACCGAGCAGCGCCCGCGCGATGCGATTCTCCAAGCGCTGGACGATGCCCGCGTGCCCGCCGGCTACCCCTACACTGCCCAGGACATCGCGTTTGATCCACACTACATCGCCCGCGAGATGATTCAGACCTATACCCGCGAAAGCGGCGAGCCGCTGAAGGTGCCCGGCGTGCTACCCAAACTCAGCGCCACCCCCGGGCGGCTCGGTAACGGCGGCCCAAAACTTGGCCAGCACACCGAGGAAGTGCTCGACGAACTCGGTATCGACCAGGCCACCCGCGCCAAGCTGCGCGGCGCCGGCATCATTTAA
- a CDS encoding aldehyde dehydrogenase family protein yields the protein MKILDQQFINNQWVLSEGTRKLEVVNPYREEVIARVTAGAAQDVDAAVQAARQAQPAWQALGGAVRAEYLDGFAGALTARREALIELSATNNGKPLMEAGIDLDDAIACYRYYAGQARALDARQGERVEVEMEGVEARAYLDPAGVVALITPWNFPLVTSAWKLAPALAAGCTVVLKPSEVVPLPEQALAEIALDIGLPAGVLNLLNGDGDGIGAPLASHPGVDKISFTGSNRVGEAVMKAASARTAGVSLELGGKSPILVMEDADPSQAVDWVMAGIYFNAGQICSATSRLLVHEDVAEALFEALATRMDALTLGDPLDEGTDLGPLTSARQRDAVNGYLDIAEQEGLTAVRDHTHYTLPEQGYFAAPTLYRDVPVESRLWREEIFGPVLCARSVRDEAEAVALANDSDFGLAATVISGDVDRARRIGQQLKAGSIWYNTEQLVLPETAWGGFKRSGIGRELGPWGLSAYLEVKHVVGPA from the coding sequence ATGAAAATCCTCGATCAGCAGTTCATCAACAACCAGTGGGTGCTCTCTGAAGGCACGCGAAAGCTGGAGGTGGTTAATCCGTACCGCGAAGAAGTGATCGCACGCGTCACGGCGGGTGCCGCTCAGGATGTCGACGCTGCGGTGCAAGCAGCACGACAGGCTCAGCCCGCGTGGCAGGCGCTAGGCGGCGCGGTGCGTGCGGAGTATCTCGACGGCTTTGCAGGCGCCTTGACCGCCCGGCGCGAGGCGCTGATCGAGCTGAGTGCCACCAACAACGGCAAGCCGCTAATGGAAGCGGGCATCGACCTGGATGACGCGATTGCCTGCTATCGCTATTACGCCGGCCAGGCGCGGGCGCTGGACGCCCGCCAGGGCGAACGGGTCGAGGTCGAGATGGAGGGCGTCGAGGCGCGGGCCTACCTGGACCCCGCCGGCGTGGTTGCTCTAATCACGCCCTGGAATTTTCCGTTGGTCACCAGCGCCTGGAAGCTCGCCCCGGCCTTGGCTGCCGGTTGTACCGTGGTGCTGAAGCCTTCCGAAGTGGTGCCGCTGCCCGAGCAGGCGCTGGCGGAAATCGCACTGGACATCGGCCTGCCCGCGGGCGTGCTGAATCTCTTGAACGGCGATGGTGACGGCATTGGCGCGCCGCTGGCAAGTCATCCGGGCGTAGACAAAATCTCCTTCACCGGCAGCAACCGCGTGGGCGAGGCGGTGATGAAGGCCGCGAGCGCGCGCACTGCCGGGGTATCGCTGGAGCTTGGCGGCAAGTCGCCCATTCTGGTGATGGAGGACGCGGATCCTTCGCAGGCCGTCGACTGGGTCATGGCGGGCATCTACTTCAACGCCGGCCAGATCTGCTCGGCGACCTCGCGCCTTTTAGTGCACGAAGACGTGGCCGAGGCGCTTTTTGAGGCGCTTGCCACGCGAATGGACGCGCTCACTCTGGGCGACCCGCTTGACGAGGGCACTGACCTGGGCCCGCTCACCAGCGCCAGACAGCGGGACGCCGTCAACGGCTACCTGGATATCGCCGAACAGGAAGGGCTGACCGCGGTACGCGATCACACCCACTACACCTTGCCCGAGCAGGGCTACTTCGCCGCCCCGACGCTTTACCGCGACGTGCCGGTAGAAAGCCGCCTATGGCGCGAGGAGATCTTCGGCCCCGTGCTCTGCGCGCGCAGCGTCAGGGATGAGGCGGAGGCGGTCGCGCTCGCCAACGACAGCGACTTTGGCCTCGCCGCCACGGTGATCAGCGGCGACGTTGATCGCGCCAGGCGCATCGGCCAGCAACTCAAGGCTGGCAGCATCTGGTACAACACCGAGCAGCTGGTGCTACCGGAGACCGCCTGGGGTGGCTTCAAGCGAAGCGGCATCGGCCGCGAGCTTGGGCCCTGGGGGCTCAGTGCGTATCTGGAGGTGAAGCACGTGGTGGGGCCGGCCTAG
- a CDS encoding serine hydrolase, whose amino-acid sequence MRGLIRTLQYGLLLVALSIALPAQADWYFEVDKQSAWQGSLSTRLATVEEAFGGALGVYVQNLKSGEAFSWQADTPWYLASLIKVPVAAEVLARRQAGDLTLDQRLTLAQSDFVDGAGPVIWHDPGTPISIEYLLEQMITVSDNTATDMLIDRVGLPAVNARAAQMVAASGGDPGELGPITTLKGVRRGVYGELHPEARSLAGTDFIELRKHRVSQRPAALARRLGASSQTLRQPDYASAFDAYQRTGENTATLRAYGDLLASLENAGQGDLDATQRQALIEVMTRTRSGQARLTRGLGESITFAHKTGTQHHRSCDAGLAYSEAAAQTAGPWVIVTCTRGGQPRAAHEQALARVGEALRITGAVGAP is encoded by the coding sequence TTGCGAGGGTTGATACGCACGCTCCAATACGGGCTTTTACTGGTGGCGCTTTCAATCGCGCTGCCGGCCCAGGCCGACTGGTATTTTGAAGTCGATAAACAAAGCGCTTGGCAGGGGAGTTTGAGCACGCGGCTGGCCACCGTCGAGGAGGCCTTTGGTGGAGCGCTGGGCGTCTACGTTCAGAATCTGAAAAGCGGCGAGGCGTTCTCCTGGCAGGCGGATACGCCGTGGTATCTGGCCTCATTGATCAAGGTGCCCGTGGCCGCCGAGGTGCTGGCCCGGCGCCAGGCAGGCGATCTGACGCTTGACCAGCGTCTGACGCTTGCCCAGAGCGATTTCGTCGACGGCGCGGGCCCGGTGATCTGGCACGACCCGGGCACGCCGATCTCGATCGAGTATCTGCTCGAACAGATGATCACCGTCAGCGACAACACCGCCACCGATATGCTGATCGACCGCGTCGGACTTCCCGCCGTCAACGCCCGGGCGGCGCAGATGGTCGCCGCCAGCGGCGGCGACCCAGGCGAGCTGGGCCCGATCACGACGCTCAAGGGGGTACGCCGGGGCGTGTACGGCGAGCTGCACCCCGAGGCGCGCTCGCTTGCCGGTACCGACTTCATCGAGCTTCGCAAACACCGCGTCAGCCAGCGCCCCGCGGCGCTGGCGCGGCGGCTGGGCGCTTCCTCCCAGACCCTTCGCCAGCCCGACTACGCCAGCGCCTTCGATGCCTACCAGCGCACTGGCGAAAACACCGCGACGCTGCGCGCCTACGGCGATCTGCTCGCCTCGCTCGAAAACGCTGGGCAGGGCGACCTGGACGCCACCCAGCGCCAAGCGCTGATCGAAGTGATGACGCGCACCCGCTCAGGCCAGGCGCGCTTGACGCGTGGCCTGGGGGAGAGCATTACCTTTGCCCACAAGACCGGTACTCAGCATCACCGAAGCTGCGACGCAGGGCTTGCGTACAGCGAGGCGGCTGCGCAAACCGCGGGCCCCTGGGTGATCGTTACCTGCACCCGCGGGGGGCAGCCGCGCGCCGCCCATGAGCAGGCGCTGGCTCGCGTGGGCGAAGCGCTCAGAATCACCGGCGCGGTAGGCGCACCCTGA
- a CDS encoding TRAP transporter substrate-binding protein — protein MRKSLLATLAGVGMLTATPFVLADTIEIQVNNTMSEGGSESAAVERFAEYLEEQAPGRFDVRPFLAGSLGGEDSVLELLNLGQTQISLTGGNWRQQYAPEYDAITVPFLFTTWDQVDRYLDSPSGQTMVEQAEQRGGLKFLGLQHRGPRHMTANKEIHTPEDLEGFRLRLPSLPIWLTVWEEIGAQVVNVPAPEIYLAMQTGQVDGHENSLSSPYTRRLWEVQDYLIMTSHVQFPWSWVASARWWDGLSEEDQALISEAVDVAREYGNEQERELDDYYLDALQEEGMTVIEPDVKAFREAAMPAIDEVLSEMAEGVRDDAVNASAVPAE, from the coding sequence ATGCGGAAATCACTACTGGCCACGCTGGCAGGTGTTGGCATGTTGACGGCGACGCCGTTCGTACTGGCCGACACGATCGAAATCCAGGTCAACAACACCATGAGCGAGGGCGGCTCGGAAAGCGCCGCCGTCGAACGCTTCGCTGAGTACCTGGAAGAGCAGGCACCCGGGCGTTTCGACGTTCGCCCTTTCCTGGCAGGCTCGCTTGGTGGCGAGGATTCGGTGCTGGAGCTTCTCAATCTGGGGCAGACCCAGATCTCGCTGACCGGTGGCAACTGGCGCCAGCAGTACGCGCCGGAATATGACGCTATCACCGTGCCGTTTCTGTTCACCACGTGGGATCAGGTCGACCGCTATCTCGACAGCCCCTCGGGTCAAACCATGGTGGAGCAGGCCGAACAGCGCGGCGGGCTCAAGTTCCTGGGGCTTCAGCACCGTGGTCCGCGCCACATGACGGCCAACAAGGAAATCCATACGCCCGAGGACCTGGAAGGCTTTCGTTTGCGTCTCCCGTCACTGCCGATCTGGCTGACGGTATGGGAGGAGATTGGTGCGCAGGTGGTGAACGTGCCCGCGCCGGAAATCTATCTGGCGATGCAGACCGGCCAGGTGGACGGACACGAAAACTCGCTCTCCTCACCCTATACCCGGCGCCTGTGGGAAGTGCAGGACTACCTCATCATGACCAGCCACGTGCAGTTCCCCTGGAGCTGGGTGGCGAGCGCGCGCTGGTGGGATGGTTTGAGCGAAGAGGATCAGGCGCTGATCAGCGAGGCCGTGGACGTGGCGCGCGAGTACGGTAACGAGCAAGAGCGCGAACTCGACGACTACTACCTCGACGCGCTTCAGGAAGAGGGCATGACGGTCATCGAGCCCGATGTCAAAGCATTCCGCGAAGCGGCCATGCCCGCCATCGACGAGGTGCTATCCGAGATGGCCGAAGGCGTTCGTGACGATGCCGTCAACGCCAGCGCCGTCCCGGCCGAATGA
- a CDS encoding DUF1624 domain-containing protein → MPSFNEVPVLPRIEGRVEAIDLARGIAIGLMILSHTVSGLVGIPNVPEWGMVPVHLLTKFSSSLFITVFGIALAVAFLPRTQNEDWPQRRLKLWLRGLEVWFWYKALTIVEMLPFYAPADILTTLLYGNFAIWVEILGFYAIALVWVPLILPLWAKAPLWSRLAAIVGFTALSAWLQGFDFGGHAILKALLVDHPDYYAWGQLSRAPLIFIGLLIGEAALRCHGEQGAQRRLVLALIALGAVMVGAFYALSAAQGDVYAAMTAVANNVGKHPPGLAFMLFSVGGAFIILGLALTGGRAAARALLPLTLVGSDALKAFIFHIVMIFLVLRFLLGLNDTITYPQALGAGGLLILGTALWIWLTRWMAAHR, encoded by the coding sequence GTGCCGAGTTTTAACGAAGTGCCGGTATTGCCTCGGATCGAGGGGCGGGTCGAGGCGATCGATCTGGCCCGCGGTATCGCGATTGGACTGATGATTTTGAGCCACACCGTCAGCGGGCTGGTGGGGATCCCCAACGTGCCCGAGTGGGGTATGGTGCCGGTGCATCTGCTCACCAAATTTTCCTCGTCGCTGTTCATTACGGTGTTCGGTATCGCGCTGGCAGTGGCGTTTCTGCCGCGCACACAAAACGAGGATTGGCCCCAGCGGCGGCTGAAGCTCTGGCTGCGTGGCCTCGAGGTGTGGTTTTGGTACAAGGCGCTGACCATCGTCGAAATGCTGCCCTTCTACGCCCCCGCCGACATCCTCACCACGCTTTTGTACGGCAACTTCGCCATCTGGGTGGAGATCCTCGGCTTCTACGCCATCGCACTCGTCTGGGTGCCGCTGATCCTGCCGCTATGGGCGAAGGCACCGCTGTGGTCGCGGCTAGCGGCGATTGTCGGGTTTACGGCGCTCTCTGCCTGGCTTCAGGGGTTCGATTTCGGCGGCCACGCCATTTTGAAGGCGCTGCTGGTCGATCATCCCGACTACTACGCCTGGGGGCAGCTAAGTCGCGCACCGCTCATTTTCATCGGGCTTTTGATCGGCGAGGCGGCGCTTCGCTGTCACGGCGAGCAGGGCGCGCAGCGCCGGCTGGTGCTAGCGTTGATCGCGCTCGGCGCGGTGATGGTCGGTGCTTTTTACGCGCTATCCGCAGCCCAGGGCGACGTGTACGCGGCCATGACGGCGGTGGCGAATAACGTCGGCAAGCATCCTCCAGGGCTTGCCTTCATGCTGTTCAGCGTCGGCGGGGCCTTCATCATTCTGGGCTTGGCATTGACCGGCGGGCGCGCCGCCGCCCGGGCACTTTTGCCGCTGACGCTGGTCGGAAGCGACGCGCTCAAGGCGTTCATTTTTCATATCGTGATGATCTTTCTGGTGCTGCGCTTTCTGCTGGGCTTGAACGACACCATCACGTACCCCCAAGCGCTGGGCGCCGGGGGGCTTTTGATTCTTGGCACGGCGCTCTGGATCTGGCTTACCCGCTGGATGGCCGCGCACCGCTAA
- a CDS encoding hydroxymethylglutaryl-CoA lyase has product MIPQTPCPERIEINEVGPRDGLQIEKRFVPTPDKIRWINALSQTGLARIEATSFTSPKAIPNLADASEVVNGIKRRDGVEITVLVPNLKGAERALACQVDELNLVMSASDSHGLANLRMTPEQSIERFGEILDVARENSVFVNASLSTTFGCPFEGEVPQKRVLELIEQLVALGIQGVTLCDTTGMANPAQVKALCEAVIARWPGTAFTLHVHNTRGMGLANALAAWQAGITRFDSALGGLGGCPFAPGATGNVCTEDLVHMFEAMGVNTGVDLDALLEVAAMLPELVGHDVPGQVVKAGKWDRRYPMPAR; this is encoded by the coding sequence ATGATCCCCCAAACTCCCTGCCCCGAGCGCATCGAGATCAATGAAGTCGGCCCCCGCGATGGCCTGCAGATCGAGAAGCGCTTCGTGCCCACGCCGGACAAGATCCGCTGGATCAACGCGCTCTCCCAAACCGGCCTTGCGCGTATCGAAGCCACCTCCTTCACCTCGCCCAAGGCGATCCCCAACCTGGCGGACGCCTCAGAAGTCGTCAACGGCATCAAGCGCCGCGACGGCGTCGAGATTACCGTGCTGGTGCCCAACCTCAAGGGCGCTGAACGCGCTCTGGCCTGCCAAGTCGATGAACTCAACCTGGTCATGTCGGCAAGCGACAGCCACGGCCTGGCCAACCTGCGCATGACGCCCGAGCAGTCGATCGAGCGCTTTGGCGAAATCCTGGACGTGGCGCGGGAAAACAGCGTGTTCGTCAACGCCTCGCTATCGACGACCTTCGGCTGCCCGTTCGAAGGCGAAGTCCCCCAGAAGCGCGTTCTGGAACTCATCGAGCAATTGGTCGCCCTCGGGATTCAGGGCGTCACGCTGTGCGACACCACCGGCATGGCCAACCCCGCCCAAGTGAAGGCGCTTTGTGAAGCGGTCATCGCCCGCTGGCCAGGCACCGCTTTCACCCTGCACGTGCATAACACCCGCGGCATGGGCTTGGCCAACGCGCTGGCCGCCTGGCAGGCGGGCATCACCCGCTTCGACTCGGCCCTGGGGGGCCTTGGCGGCTGCCCCTTCGCGCCGGGCGCAACGGGCAACGTCTGTACCGAGGACCTGGTGCACATGTTCGAGGCGATGGGCGTGAACACCGGTGTGGATCTGGACGCCCTGCTGGAAGTGGCCGCCATGCTGCCCGAGCTCGTCGGTCACGACGTGCCCGGGCAGGTGGTCAAGGCCGGCAAGTGGGACCGGCGCTACCCAATGCCGGCGCGCTAG
- a CDS encoding TRAP transporter small permease, with translation MDETLPPAGGVDRFAFGVLRLVTRVCDALGVAILVGILGLVVTAVLARDFLNWGMPWSEEVVSLMAIYAVGLGSISAWVRSDHLVVDLFSHRLNGLGRQVQYRFIALVSLGFFALAGWGAWVMAKASAYNNTVSLGISFTYLYYALLLSFACMALIALWQVLRGPVSWGVETAHEEHAP, from the coding sequence GTGGATGAAACATTGCCGCCTGCGGGCGGCGTTGATCGTTTTGCCTTTGGCGTATTACGCCTTGTCACCCGTGTGTGCGACGCCCTGGGGGTTGCCATCCTGGTGGGCATACTGGGGCTTGTCGTCACCGCGGTGCTGGCGCGGGACTTTCTGAACTGGGGAATGCCCTGGAGCGAGGAAGTCGTGTCGCTGATGGCCATTTACGCCGTTGGTTTAGGATCGATCTCGGCCTGGGTGCGAAGCGATCATCTGGTCGTCGATCTTTTCAGCCACCGCCTGAACGGGCTGGGCCGCCAGGTGCAGTACCGGTTCATCGCGCTGGTATCGCTTGGCTTTTTTGCCCTCGCGGGCTGGGGCGCCTGGGTCATGGCAAAGGCCAGTGCCTACAACAATACCGTCTCGCTCGGCATCAGCTTCACCTATCTCTATTACGCGCTGTTGCTGAGCTTTGCCTGTATGGCGCTGATCGCGCTTTGGCAGGTGCTTCGCGGTCCGGTTAGCTGGGGCGTCGAAACCGCTCATGAGGAGCACGCCCCATGA
- a CDS encoding TRAP transporter large permease — protein MTELAIFVGGLLGLMMIGLPVVVAIGVTSFIALAVTGAGGLPVELLSLRMVQTLNNFTLLAIPLFILAANIMNLGSTTTRIFDFATALVGFTRGGLGHANVVASSIFATMSGTAVADAAGLGSIEIKAMKERGYALDYTTGITATSSVVGPILPPSIALVVYGWLANVSIGGLFMAGLLPGILMAALLMGMTVFLGATGRVKMPEPTPFDGGEVLRTGQRAMLPLLMPAIIVGGIWGGFFTPTEAGAIASLYAIVLGGVIYRDLTLKSLYDAFRRTLMFSAVILLIIAVSSFYGWILVRMGIPQALAGQVASLDMPTFALLICFALFFLLIGCFMSVIESILIFTPIVVPAALTAGLDPIHFGIVMVITLSIGVITPPFGTVLFMMVSITKLRYGQVVKAVLPFLIPVILAILLLIAIPGLATWLPEVMGY, from the coding sequence ATGACCGAATTGGCTATTTTCGTTGGCGGGCTGCTGGGGCTGATGATGATCGGCCTGCCCGTGGTGGTCGCCATTGGCGTGACCTCCTTTATCGCGCTGGCGGTGACCGGCGCGGGCGGCCTGCCGGTGGAGCTTCTGTCGCTTCGCATGGTGCAAACGCTCAACAACTTCACGCTACTGGCCATACCGCTGTTCATTCTGGCGGCCAACATCATGAACCTGGGCTCGACCACGACGCGAATTTTCGATTTCGCCACCGCGCTGGTGGGCTTCACTCGCGGCGGGCTTGGCCACGCCAACGTGGTGGCGAGCTCCATTTTCGCCACCATGTCCGGCACCGCCGTCGCCGATGCCGCGGGACTTGGCAGCATCGAAATCAAGGCGATGAAAGAGCGCGGCTACGCGCTCGATTACACCACCGGGATCACCGCGACCTCGAGCGTGGTGGGCCCTATTCTGCCGCCGAGTATCGCGCTGGTGGTGTACGGCTGGCTTGCCAACGTCAGCATCGGCGGGCTGTTCATGGCGGGGCTGCTGCCCGGTATTCTGATGGCCGCGCTGCTGATGGGCATGACCGTGTTTCTCGGCGCGACCGGGCGGGTCAAGATGCCCGAGCCGACCCCGTTCGACGGCGGCGAAGTGCTGCGCACCGGCCAGCGGGCGATGTTACCCCTGTTGATGCCGGCCATCATCGTCGGCGGTATCTGGGGCGGCTTCTTCACGCCTACCGAAGCCGGCGCCATCGCCTCGCTCTACGCCATCGTCCTCGGCGGCGTGATCTATCGCGACCTGACGCTGAAGAGTCTGTATGACGCCTTTCGCCGCACGCTGATGTTCAGCGCGGTGATTCTGCTGATCATTGCGGTGTCGAGCTTCTACGGCTGGATTCTGGTGCGCATGGGCATCCCCCAGGCGTTGGCGGGCCAGGTTGCGAGCCTCGACATGCCCACCTTCGCGCTGTTGATCTGCTTTGCGCTGTTCTTTCTGTTGATCGGCTGCTTCATGTCGGTGATCGAAAGCATTCTGATCTTTACCCCGATCGTAGTGCCCGCCGCGCTGACCGCCGGCCTCGACCCGATCCACTTCGGCATCGTCATGGTCATTACGCTCTCGATCGGCGTCATCACGCCACCTTTCGGCACGGTGCTGTTCATGATGGTCAGCATCACCAAACTGCGCTACGGCCAGGTGGTCAAGGCGGTCCTGCCGTTTCTGATTCCGGTGATACTTGCGATTTTGCTGTTGATCGCCATTCCGGGGCTCGCGACCTGGCTTCCGGAGGTGATGGGATATTAA
- a CDS encoding LysR family transcriptional regulator, with amino-acid sequence MRRFDFTTLKLFISVADEGRLTAAAEREHLALAAVSKRMSDLEVLVGTTLLYRKPRGVELTPAGHAFLHHARQILDNLERLQAELDEYSEGVKGHVRIHSNTSAIIAFLPQDLSAFCTRYPDIKIDLQERVSSEIITAVRDGLTDVGVFAGHVAAPDLECKPYRQDRLMLVMAADHPLAQREHITFFDALDFDFIGLQQDTSLHSLLLEQAQRTGGALRMRIQVRSFDAICRMIHHGMGIGILPEQTIYRDLRDLRLTSIPLAEPWAQRELVIGMRRYATLSATARHLVDHLTRKVPADAAT; translated from the coding sequence ATGCGCCGGTTCGACTTCACGACATTGAAGCTTTTCATTTCCGTCGCGGATGAAGGCCGCCTGACCGCCGCGGCCGAACGCGAGCATCTGGCGCTGGCGGCGGTGAGCAAGCGCATGAGCGACCTGGAGGTGCTCGTGGGTACCACGCTTTTATATCGCAAGCCGCGCGGCGTGGAGCTAACGCCTGCCGGCCACGCTTTTTTGCATCACGCCCGCCAGATTCTGGATAACCTCGAGCGGCTGCAAGCGGAGCTGGACGAGTACAGCGAAGGCGTCAAGGGCCACGTACGTATCCACTCCAACACCTCCGCGATCATCGCATTTCTGCCACAGGATCTGAGTGCGTTTTGCACGCGCTATCCGGATATCAAGATCGACCTGCAGGAGCGGGTAAGCAGCGAAATCATCACGGCGGTACGCGATGGGCTCACCGATGTCGGCGTGTTCGCCGGCCACGTCGCCGCACCGGATCTCGAGTGCAAGCCTTATCGTCAGGATCGGCTCATGCTGGTCATGGCTGCCGACCATCCGCTGGCACAGCGTGAGCACATCACCTTTTTTGATGCGCTCGATTTCGATTTCATCGGCCTACAGCAGGATACCTCCCTTCACTCCCTTCTCCTCGAGCAGGCGCAGCGAACGGGCGGCGCGCTGCGCATGCGTATTCAGGTGCGAAGCTTCGATGCCATTTGCCGAATGATTCACCACGGCATGGGGATCGGTATTCTGCCCGAGCAGACGATCTATCGGGATTTGCGAGACCTTCGGCTGACAAGCATTCCATTGGCCGAGCCCTGGGCGCAGCGTGAGCTGGTGATCGGCATGCGCCGCTACGCAACGCTTTCGGCCACCGCCCGACATCTGGTCGATCATCTCACTCGAAAAGTGCCTGCTGACGCCGCAACGTGA
- a CDS encoding peptidylprolyl isomerase, whose protein sequence is MASASARHILVDSEEQCLALKQEIENGRDFADVAKEHSNCPSGRQGGELGTFGPGQMVPEFDKVVFNGELNQVHGPVQTQFGYHLLEVTSRS, encoded by the coding sequence ATGGCCAGTGCCAGCGCCCGTCATATTCTGGTAGACAGCGAAGAGCAGTGTCTCGCGCTGAAGCAAGAGATCGAAAACGGCCGCGACTTCGCGGACGTGGCAAAAGAGCACTCGAACTGCCCGTCCGGTCGTCAGGGCGGCGAGCTCGGTACCTTCGGCCCCGGCCAGATGGTCCCCGAGTTCGACAAGGTGGTCTTTAACGGCGAGCTGAACCAGGTCCACGGCCCGGTCCAGACCCAGTTTGGCTACCACCTGCTCGAAGTCACCAGCCGCAGTTAA